Proteins from one Hoplias malabaricus isolate fHopMal1 chromosome 2, fHopMal1.hap1, whole genome shotgun sequence genomic window:
- the LOC136687135 gene encoding radixin gives MPKPINVRVTTMDAELEFAIQPNTTGKQLFDQVVKTVGLREVWFFGLQYTDSKGYTTWLKLNKKVTQQDVKKENPLQFKFRAKFFPEDVSEELIQEITQRLFFLQVKEAILNDENYCPPETAVLLASYAVQAKYADYNKDIHKPGYLTNERLLPQRVLEQHKLTKEQWEERIQTWHEEHRGMLREDSMMEYLKIAQDLEMYGVNYFEIKNKKGTELWLGVDALGLNIYEHEDKLTPKIGFPWSEIRNISFNDKKFVIKPIDKKAPDFVFYAPRLRINKRILALCMGNHELYMRRRKPDTIEVQQMKAQAREEKHQKQMERAQLENEKKKREIAEKEKERIEREKDELIERLRQIEEQTLKAQKELEEQTRRALELDQERKRAKEEAERLEREKQSAEEAKAALAKQAADQMKNQEQLAAELGEFTAKIALLEEAKRKKEEEATEWQHKAISAQEDLEKTREELKTVMIAAVPASGSAENEHDEHDESSAEASAELSNDGVDHQRSEEDRLTEAQKNDRVKKQLQALSSELAQARDDTKKTQNDVLHAENVKAGRDKYKTLRQIRQGNTKQRIDEFESM, from the exons atcAATGTGCGGGTGACTACGATGGATGCAGAGCTGGAGTTTGCCATCCAGCCAAACACTACAGGAAAACAGCTCTTTGACCAG gtggTCAAGACAGTGGGTCTACGTGAAGTTTGGTTCTTTGGGCTGCAGTACACAGATAGCAAGGGCTACACCACGTGGCTAAAGCTGAATAAGAAG GTGACGCAGCAGGACGTGAAGAAGGAGAACCCTCTACAATTCAAATTCAGAGCAAAGTTCTTCCCTGAGGATGTGTCTGAAGAACTGATCCAGGAGATCACACAGCGCCTCTTTTTCCTGCAG GTAAAGGAGGCGATTTTAAATGATGAGAATTACTGCCCCCCAGAGACAGCAGTTCTGTTGGCATCATATGCAGTCCAGGCCAAATACGCAGACTACAACAAAGACATCCACAAGCCTGGCTACCTCACCAATGAAAGGCTGCTTCCACAGAG AGTTTTAGAACAACACAAGTTGACGAAAGAACAGTGGGAAGAGAGAATACAGACTTGGCATGAGGAGCATAGAGGCATGCTCAG AGAGGACTCGATGATGGAATATCTGAAAATTGCTCAGGATCTGGAGATGTACGGCGTGAATTACTTCGAGATCAAGAATAAGAAGGGGACAGAGCTATGGCTGGGAGTAGATGCTCTGGGGCTCAACATTTACGAACATGAAGACAA ACTTACACCAAAGATTGGCTTCCCTTGGAGCGAGATCCGGAACATTTCATTCAATGACAAGAAGTTCGTCATCAAGCCCATTGACAAGAAAGCCCCA GATTTTGTGTTCTATGCGCCACGGTTGCGGATCAATAAGCGTATCCTGGCTCTGTGCATGGGCAACCACGAGCTGTACATGAGGAGGAGAAAGCCGGACACCATAGAGGTGCAGCAGATGAAGGCACAGGCTAGAGAGGAGAAGCACCAGAAACAGATGGAGAG GGCTCAACTAGAAAATGAGAAGAAGAAGCGAGAAATCGCAGAAAAGGAGAAGGAAAGAATAGAACGTGAGAAGGATGAACTGATCGAGCGCCTGAGACAGATTGAAGAGCAGACGTTAAAGGCACAGAAAG agCTGGAGGAGCAGACGCGTCGGGCTCTGGAGTTGGATCAGGAGAGGAAGAGGGCAAAGGAAGAGGCAGAAcgactggagagagagaaacagagcgcAGAGGAGGCTAAAGCAGCACTGGCCAAACAGGCAGCCGACCAGATGAAGAACCAAGAGCAACTG GCTGCAGAACTGGGGGAATTTACCGCCAAAATTGCCCTCCTGGAGGAAGCCAAGAGGAAAAAGGAAGAGGAGGCAACGGAATGGCAGCACAAA GCGATTTCTGCCCAGGAGGACCTGGAGAAGACCAGAGAGGAGCTGAAAACTGTGATGATTGCAGCAGTTCCAGCCAGTGGCTCAGCAGAGAACGAGCATGATGAGCATGATGAGAGCAGCGCCGAGGCCAGTGCAGAGCTTTCTAACGATGGTGTGGACCACCAGCGCAGCGAGGAGGATCGCCTCACTGAAGCCCAGAAGAATGACCGAGTCAAGAAGCAGCTTCAG GCCCTGAGCTCAGAGTTGGCGCAGGCACGGGATGACACCAAGAAGACGCAGAATGATGTTCTTCATGCTGAGAACGTCAAGGCTGGCAGGGACAAGTACAAAACCCTCCGGCAGATCCGCCAGGGTAACACCAAGCAGAGAATCGATGAATTCGAGTCCATGTGA